GGGTCGAGGAGCTGCTGGCAAGAGGGGCTGATCCAGACCTCGTGGATGACACTCAATGGAATGCACTTTCCTCTGCTGAGGAGATGGTGCGACGTTTCCCTGAAGATGTGGACCGTTCCCTGGTTTTAAAGTTGGTAACATTGGTTCACAGGAGGGACCAAGTGACAATGCGTCGCCTGAAAGCATCTTCGAGTAGGAGCACTGACAATGTCACACCCATGGCAAGCCCTGAGTTTGATATTGAATCTCTGATGTCCTCTGTGGACACATTGAGACAGGAGATGAAATCCCTTGTGTGTCAGCTGAGCTCATCCTTGGAGGAACTAAAGGCGCAAGTTTGTGGATGTGACACACAACTGCGTTGCCTGGGGGAGGCCATGACGTCAACTGCAGGGGATGTGACATCAATTAAATTTGGACTAGGAGGGGAGTCTGTCGTGGAAACCCCTCAACCTGATCCAGCCAAAGCTAGGCAGGAGTGTGTGGACGGAATGTTGCGTAGGACTACGATATTTTATGGAGATGGAGTTGAAGAGATGCgtagattgtatgagagactgtatgatggTGATGAATGTACTGCTTGCATTATTAAGTTTTTGAGTGGGGATGATCGGGTGAAGGTGATGGTGGATGTGCAATCTGAGTACATTGGACGGATGAAGGAGGAACTTGTAGATTTAGATGGAAGCAACTGGAGTCAATGGTATTCcttttgtgattttgagagtgagatTGTATATTTGGGTGCAAAGGATTGTTCCGGTGATGGTGAGAAATACGTAAGTGCTAGGTTAGCCGGGGCCCTCTCACAATTATCTCTGAAATTAGTGTTTGATAACGAGTGGAGGCCTTATAGCAAGGGAGATGCCAAACGGGAGCATGAGTGGATAAGGGCTCTGGAGGAGGtagaggaggaggggaggaataGGGGTGAGGAATTAGATTGGCTAATCAGGGATGCATTGAGACGGAGGACACAGTTAGCGAGAGTTAATTACCTCGCAGCTGCTGTCCCTCGTATTATCACTTTTTATGGATCCACAGAAGGAAGAGCTATTCTGCAGCTGCAAGCCCCTATCCTCCTCCCTTTGTATTCTAACAATGTGATGCCAACATTGCTAGCCGAGGTGAAGGTGAGTCCTACTTCAATTTCTCATACATATACTTCCCCTTTCAGTATATTCCATCAACACCAATTATTTCCTCAATTATCAGTTTGCCTTCCTTTATTCCCTGTTTTAACATAAACAATGTTAAGAAATGGAGTAAATACATGCCGTTACATTACTCTGGAGTCTTTTTATTCATTGCTATGGGTAAAAGAGATTAAAAACTAATATCCAAATGTAGCATATTTGCGCTTAAATTTAAATGTCACCACTGTATTGAATGATGGAAAGAATGCCTCATATTTTATTGGAGGTGTTTGGGATGTGGTGGTGACCTTGAACCTGTGGCACATAATTCAATTTCGTCCTGTGTTTTATGTGTACTTTAAAGTTTGTTTAAAAGGTATAAAAGTATTGCAGTTTTATCATGTTAAATAGCAATTAAGTAAAACATTCTACCACTCCATATTCCGAGTTGCAGATTTCTTGTCATAAGATGATATGTAGCAATTGTATGTTCTTAGATATCATAAGTGTTAAATGGTGACTTcaaaccaaaaactccaatgTAATGGATATATATTGAAGTTGAAGTTAATATAATTTAAGGAAGTGGAAGATTTTTGAGCATTGAATCCGTGCAACATCAATCTAGTGATACACATGTTAATTCCAAATAGTTGTGAAAGTCTTCCCATATATTTGACTCGtaaaataaaagattattttagTACGGAGGTTAGTTTGAAGATATTGTGCGACTccccaactagcacagattttgccttatccctaaatacgaggatattatacatatatgccgtgacgaaacctatctgaaagcagagataaagtatgaataatccacgcggttttttgggataaatcggAGATGCACTTCCGCATTTTTGGAGATATGCCTATCCTTACGCCGTATAATTGCCGATAGGTGGCAGCTGTTTCGCGTACGATCGCTGCGCTGCCAcgcgagattcatgagaactacgtgaaaataatgtaataaccatattaacataaattggctttcgatgagggaagattcaatgcattatttttcatcattgtattttattatattatggtatcccatatagcatcaaatatgccagagacatctcacaaggcatatatgaccactctgtctatgaggtctgtatgcctatgagatcatatctcgtgagattcctctgagatatttgatgctacatgggatactgcaatacaatactgtataataacatacacgatgaaatataatgcactgaatcattcaccatcgaaagccaataccgcattagtctccacaatgaggtttttttcactatgttacaCATTCACGCAAGTTTAGGAACATACCAAAAAATCCATTAGAAGAAGGTGgaatataaacaaaattattgctctaaaaacgatatatttaatgaatgattcatctTGAAACGATGTACAATACACTAGAACACGGAGCAGTGTTTACACCTTCAGCGGTAAACCATAAATCTTACTGTTCAATTCCTTACATCACATTATAGAGGAGACTGGTGAATTACCTTACGTATGGTTTCTAAaagcacaaattcgaaatccattACCGTTATACCCTAGAATTTGGCAATTACAATCACTAATACctcgcatttgttaacaaatcacagcactgtcgatgattccttcattaatatccacgACAATCCGGGATGTTTTGATGTGTCGCCACAACTGTACGTACCGGCGTAGCCCACATCGAACTCAGGCACACAAAAACGATGCTTAGGTCgcattatcactttaactattattgtattcacaaaataatcaacgatttttactcacaaacaccactatacacaacaccaaaaatgtaaacacgaagcCACTATAATGGCTTTAACCGCTTTAACGGTAATGGAGGACTACAGCGCTGCTATGCGGCCAATTTTGGCAATATGGTACCATGACATCCCCTCCCCAAacgcttgaaatcgtggaaaaaagggatattacacatggaggataagcttatccccacaatatctgatttctctaaggataagttcaaatctgtgctgACTGGGTCTTGGTTTTATTATTGCCATTTCAGTTTTGTGTAAGGGGGTAATATCTTATCTCACTACGAATTTGGACCTATTATTAACATTGTATTTTGATTGTGATTgtgtaagtttttcatttttgcatcacttaatttcTACTCTTTtctttcagagatgaatttggccTGATATATTTGGACATGACTTGGTCATGGTGAGGACATGATGAAGCCAGTCCTGAAAAGAGAATTTTGTGTAtatcaataacattttcatctaACCTCTCAGTCTTTGAGCAGTTAGCAGTAGTTAATTAGTATTGTGTTTCCAGCAAAAGATACAGCAATCTTATGTTAAAAGTCACTTGTTTTTATTGTCTTCATATTTGTTATAATCTTGTATGTAGACATATCTTTTAATCAGTCTAGTCTTAGTTTTGGGacatttatattttgataaaatttcacttTACATCTCATGTACGCAAGGTGTTTTTGGAAGGTATGCACCATTTGGCTTAGCAATGTAATCTTACTCATTATGTCGCTGAAAGCCATCATACACACAAATCAATTTGCAACAAATGCTGCTCTTTTCTAATTGTCAAGATTATATTTTGCCTGATGTACTCATGTTTGTATAACCCTtcagtgaatatttatttgtgtTGGTTGATTTCTGTGACATTGCTTGGCCCATGCATTTGCAAGACATTTCCGTGTAGTTTGCAACTCTGATGCTGTGAGCATAATATTATGTAGGGCAATGTATTCGTCAAATATTAACTTCAAAGGCCTTGTTTATAATGCAATCCTTGACACAGAATTTAATACTGCATTCCTCATACATACTTTCACCAAGGTTTTGATGTAGATGTTCTTTAAATGTAGATGTTTTTTATGTTGGAAGACACTTAAGAAATGTCTTcgttaagtaatttaaaaatttatcttatttaattcCTTTACATTAGTATACATTGTCCATTTTTATCTAATTTCCTGTCtgctttttaaatattcaatgatgtTACAGAGGAGCATTACCTTCATTCATGCACTTATAAATTTTCGACATAATAATAATCAGTTTACTGGAAGAGATGCTCTGCTATTTAAGGAGCAATAGTAAATGTATCCTAAACCTCACAAGTGCTACTGTGGTTTTTAAGGAGTAGAGCAAATCTGATGGTTTAACTTGGTTCCTATTCTTTATACATTAAATTTtgctgtttcttttttttgcctttgTGATACCATCATCCTTTGGGAGTCATTGCAATTGCAGGGTCTATTGTTTATAATGGCTATTTATTTGTCAAATCTTTCATTGAATGAATGCATttggtttctttattttttcatattctgcacaattttactttattttttttttttcattttcagcctTATTATGTTGCTCAATCAGTTCCTTCTGTAATATTAACTTTTGTTAAG
The nucleotide sequence above comes from Ischnura elegans chromosome 13, ioIscEleg1.1, whole genome shotgun sequence. Encoded proteins:
- the LOC124170351 gene encoding uncharacterized protein LOC124170351, with the translated sequence MANNISASNWEELVEERLIAGLVTGSFLQNKELLDMLEDVDVQYMWKKTLLHVGVTLGKADWVEELLARGADPDLVDDTQWNALSSAEEMVRRFPEDVDRSLVLKLVTLVHRRDQVTMRRLKASSSRSTDNVTPMASPEFDIESLMSSVDTLRQEMKSLVCQLSSSLEELKAQVCGCDTQLRCLGEAMTSTAGDVTSIKFGLGGESVVETPQPDPAKARQECVDGMLRRTTIFYGDGVEEMRRLYERLYDGDECTACIIKFLSGDDRVKVMVDVQSEYIGRMKEELVDLDGSNWSQWYSFCDFESEIVYLGAKDCSGDGEKYVSARLAGALSQLSLKLVFDNEWRPYSKGDAKREHEWIRALEEVEEEGRNRGEELDWLIRDALRRRTQLARVNYLAAAVPRIITFYGSTEGRAILQLQAPILLPLYSNNVMPTLLAEVKR